In Syntrophorhabdaceae bacterium, the following proteins share a genomic window:
- the gatC gene encoding Asp-tRNA(Asn)/Glu-tRNA(Gln) amidotransferase subunit GatC: protein MKITKETVEYVAHLGRLELAPSEIELYTQQINDILDHMDSLSALDTEGIEPTSHAVPVECVLRDDSVRPSFSVDDSLKNAPERTGSFFKVPPIIEVED from the coding sequence ATGAAGATAACTAAAGAAACTGTGGAGTATGTGGCGCATCTCGGAAGACTTGAACTTGCGCCTTCCGAGATAGAACTTTACACGCAGCAGATAAACGATATCCTCGACCACATGGATTCGCTCAGCGCCCTCGATACGGAAGGCATAGAACCGACGAGTCACGCAGTTCCCGTGGAATGCGTGTTGAGAGACGACTCGGTGAGGCCGTCATTCAGTGTGGATGACTCGCTTAAGAACGCACCGGAAAGAACGGGATCGTTCTTCAAGGTGCCGCCGATCATTGAGGTAGAAGATTAG
- a CDS encoding CBS domain-containing protein codes for MKVVELMNKNVVTCHPSEKLHVILNKFELFKIAGIPVVDKGKLVGIICQSDILKGLKKGALQDLAVRDVMVTDVITAPSTESAVAVAKIMVDKEVNRVPIIDNGKLVGIVTRGDIIKAVAECG; via the coding sequence ATGAAAGTTGTGGAACTGATGAACAAGAACGTTGTGACCTGCCATCCTTCGGAAAAACTCCATGTCATCCTCAACAAGTTTGAGCTCTTCAAGATTGCCGGCATACCTGTCGTTGACAAGGGCAAGCTCGTGGGGATCATCTGCCAGAGTGATATCTTGAAAGGGCTCAAGAAAGGCGCCCTTCAGGATCTCGCGGTCCGCGACGTCATGGTAACGGACGTGATCACGGCGCCTTCAACGGAATCTGCCGTTGCCGTCGCTAAGATCATGGTCGACAAAGAGGTAAACAGGGTGCCGATCATAGACAACGGGAAACTCGTGGGCATCGTGACCAGAGGAGATATCATCAAGGCAGTGGCCGAATGCGGCTGA